ttttatatactttttaatgatgcacaaaatattataaataacttttattaaaaaaattaatattttcgtTAACTTACCTTTTATGTTCTAAAGAAAAGTTATattgctttgatttttgtatgatagaaattatatacattacatatgtgattttcattataataaatgaaaatatgactGTTAATTACATTACTATTTCTTAAATTAgtccaaattatttatatttattaataagactactttaaaaatattatcacgTGCAACGCGCAGGGTCCGCaactagtttaaaaaaaaaaactaagccATAATCAGACTAATACCTTGTAAGTTCTGGCATGCAGGTATTTGAGAACATGGTCTTAATACTCAAAATAGATGGAGAAGCACAAGAGAAAGCCGTGAAGGAAGTGTCTGAGAAATTAAGCTTGCTTGAAGAGGGAATTAAGAGCATTTTTCCAGAGGGCATTCCAATCATTAACCAAGAGAATGTGGGACTCCTGGACATTGTAATAGTATCTACATTTGGCTCCTATAAGGCTCAGGAAGAAGTCCTTGGTCTGAAGCTTATAGACCCAGAGAAGACTTCTCCACTTCTATTTTCTAGGTTGAAAGTTCTACTTGAGTTACCTGTGGTGAAAGGGGCACTCCCCCCTCATGAAAAGGTGGTGGGAGCTCTCAAATTCATGAGACAAAATGCTCTCAACTCTGCATCAGTTTGATCCTCACAAATTGATGTTGGTTCTTAGCTCTATAGCCCATTAAGTGCATCAAATAAGTGGCAGCAAAGAAACTGCATAGGTTGTTGGGTTTTACTAGCACTTTACTATTTCCAGTTTTGTGTTGTTTTTCTACTCTTCTTCCGGTTTTCTGGTTGTTCTAAGGCATATGTGGCCACTTTTGTCTAATAAATTTAGTttcaatatcaaaaaattttgcTTGCAAATTTACATTCTTTCTGGTGATAATATATAACTCCACTAACTATGTAGTAGCAATGGAAAACTTAGACTAAATCCAAGTGCTTGGTCTAGTAGTACTCAAGGTTTATGAGATTTATAAGATCTTGAGTTCAAAACTTCTAACTAGTATCTTAATGCCactaaaatagatttttgtgtgtgtaattACATGGTGTTTGTGGATGAGAGACTACACCTAAATTGGTCAAATCTAGTTTTGCTTGTAATTTTCATTACTAAGCCCTCAAGAAGTCACAAAGCTTTATTCCCAACCATCTATAATCTGTCACTATTAGCAACATCTTCAAATGATATCAAGCTATTCTTTCAACCAGTTTTAATCTTGAATCTTGTGAGCGCCCCGAGGGGCTTGCATCGGTTCCAAGGGGTATCTCCATATTGACGGATAACTGCGAAGCTGGCTCGGGCAGTTTGGTGTGGGCCCATACTAGAAATTGTCCCGGGTGTACACGAATAGCTTTGGATTATGCGAAGATAGGAGCCACCACCTGATTATAGGTCTAAAAACCAACTATGAACTCCATGTGCAATGGGCTACAAGCCTAAATTGGAAATTAAATGACTCATTTATTggaaatttaatttgatttgtcCCTCGATTAACTGTCTTCTGCAACTTTGTGTGCAAATGGAATAGTGAGTGCTTGGTTCTAGCaagactcaaaaaaaaaaaaagtagtatcaAGAAGATAAGGGTGATAGGAATAGTAATTTGAATCCCATGAGTGAGAGGCTCGTTTTCAAGAGGGCGATTCCAAGAAACCACCATGAAAAGAGCCAAATCAACTAAGCATAAAGGAAATTATGTAATGGTATAATATGGGTGATAGTAGATGGATATaatttctctaaggaattctGAATGAGTGTAGATGGTTTGGAATGGAGTGGAGGGGTTTATTTATAGGCTTAAAAGCAATGTTTAAATACCTTTCTGTTTTTTGTGTTGGTGTATAATTCGGTGTAGGTGTCTCATGTTCTGTATTGTCCTAAATTATGGCCCGTATTAGCCTAAATTGGTATTTTGGCTAGAATTTCGTCAGTCGGgtgaaatatatattaatttcagAGCGAAATGAAGAGTgagtttcttttaattttctttaagcaAACCTGACAAACTAATCTTGTCAGATCAAGATTAGTTTGTCAGGTTGGGACAATTGGGTTACAAGTTAGTTTAATCTCGTTTAGATTCACCtgtatttttttcacattcaCATAATGGCTAGGTGCTTAACACCTTACTACTCCATAGCTTTGCGTCCAATTTTAGATCATTGGTTTTGGACTATTcttgtattttcattttttttaaaatgtaactaggaaataaaaatcatgtattTTTGTATATTCCAGGAACAAAACTaagtattttccttttttatatcTTGACAATTATAAATTCTCACTTTGAATCAATAAATtgaggttttcttttttattatggtTGTCTTATGTTTATTCACTTTTCCTTTTGATTCGTGCTCGGCCCCCGGGGACGAATCAAGGAATCCAAGAGACAGTAACCATCTAGGAAGCTTAACAGGTAGATATTGGACGATTGAGAGACCCATTAATGCGCCCTCAAAAGGTGCGTTATATCTGACTGTTGGTTCAACCGTCATCATTGTCTGACGGTTCATGAACTGAGGCGGCATGCGTGTGACAGTTAAGGTAGGGATTTGTAGGGTTTCCCTCCTTCTCATTTATTGAATATCATTTATTCCCCCTTTTGGCTCCTATAAATAGTTCCTTCTGGAACTCTacttcactttttcattttcattctcCAAACTCCCTCTCTGTTGTGCATACCTCTCTATGCGTTCATCATTCAGTCCAGAACACCCTACTTTCCTAGAGCCCAAAGTAAGTTTCCTTTGTCTTTCCTCTTATTCTTTCTATTTCATTTAGTTCTCTCTTGATCGTAGTTTAGGAATCTGGTTTTGAAAATGGGCTATTCTCATCTTTTATCTTCGGAAGCCTCGTTGGCTAGTTTTAGGGTTGCCTACAACGTCCCTAAGGACGTTGATATTGCCTATTGTCATGAGGGAGATATCGACATCCAAAGGTGTCGTGGTGTAAACACAACGTTCTTTCCCTTGATGGCCATTCTTAAGGGTGGGGTTAGGTTCCCCGTTGACCCTCTCATCATAAGCACCCTTAGATTTTATGGTCTATGTCCCAACCAACTCCCCCCTAATTTTTACTGAGTGGTGAGTTGTGTCAATAGGTTGAACCAATTGTTCGGGTTGCAACTGAATTACCATGACATCAATTTTATGTATAGTTTATGCGGAAACATTAGAACATATTACTATTTAAAGACCAGGGACATGAGTGTATGGCTTATTTGGTGCCTACCTAACTCAAATAGGAATTCGGCTGGAGAGTTTGTACGGGTGAGCGGCAACTGGTTTGTCGATGAGCTCCCCTATGCATTCTCGCTGTGTGATATGGATCAGTACTGAGCACATTTACTTAACTGCGTTTTGTTAATTGTACTTGTGATTGTTTTGATCAATTGGTTACTAACCAGTTTTTGTGTTATTTCTGTGTAGAGAGTAAAAGGTTTAAGCCAGACCTTAGAGTAGTGCACGTTcaggaccaaaattttgtacttAGGTCAGAGATGTTTGTTCACGAGGATGGACAACTCCGAGCATCTCATTTGATACTTGGTGTTGACCCTATATATTCCACCTAGCAAGCGTTCAGTTAGGCTCTGTTAGTAGATAGTCCACTTTTTTCTTACATTGATGTCTGGCATGTGAATTTCCTTCCTCCAAGACTAACCATAGGTGAAGCTTGTGATCTCGGCCCACGGTACACCTGCACCACATCAATAAATTAtagattttgagaaaatctctTATAAAGCCCAAAATAGCCCATATTTACAAAAAACAACACCAAAGTCTATGGTCCAAAACCCATGGCGATATTATTTCatcaaagcccatggttcaaGCTCATGGCACATCATCTTATTTTCAGCTCATAATCCAAGCTCATGAGTTTCATCGGAGGAATTTTGAGAgttgtggtttggagggccaagaagtatgttcagtaaaACTCCAGcagttcaaagttgataaaggaaacATGTTGCTTGGCATGTCTTCCCCAATTCCCTAAACTCTGACAAGTCAGTGTGCAATAGGTAACATATGGTAAGCCTCTCATATCACATAatacttaaaatgataaaactcctcATTACTCTTTACGTAAAACttaatgttcatcatataatctaaattatattattattttcatttaaatcaatATCAAACACATGTCTAAATCTTATTGCCTATCTCTATATAATATCTCATCCAACATTTAATGTTCTCCTTATTCTAGAAAGTAGTGATAACAGagagttctctctctctctcttgttgtATGTGCATAACAATTCCAAACATAGTGTTCcaagcactttttttttcctcacactTTACAACGTATCATTTTGGAATTCAAATTTCACCCTCCAAATCAAtgagttaaaaattaaaagaaaaagtacacaTTCAACcattcaagaaattttattttttgaatttacaCTCGTAAATTTGCTTCAtgcatcaaaaataaataagctTGAAATAAGGGGGAAAATCTTGTGAATAGATTAAGAACAACAATTTTGATCTGCAAATCATGTAATTGAGCGAATTAATAAAACACAGCATTTGGCTTACATTCCAGTTAAATTGTAATTACATACTActaatcaataataaaaatttagatgtacaaattaagaacaaaattcTAAGTTAcatataaagaacaaaaattgtGAGTTTTAGAATTCCTTTCGTAGATGGTAAATGACCTTGAGTTCGTAGATGGTAGGCCTTCGATGTAGTGCTGGTAGGTGATAGAGAAGAGTGTATAACTGTAAATGTAGTGACCATTAATTTGCTTATTACAAAGCTCCCACTTTTGAAGAGTTAGGAGTAGGCATGCTTACTATCTCTAATTTATCTTAAAGATATTGATTTTAGAACTTGAACTTACGACATGTCGCTTTTGGTGAAAGCACTTGTCATTGCACTAAGGTCCAACCAAATACATACATCTAAAAAATTGTcctaaacttgaaatttaaaatcacaTCACGTGAACAACTGAGACCAAAAGTATAGCCATTGAAGGTGTGGTGGtgagcatttttattttttttttggtttatttgttttctGAACCGTGGTGTCCCAATACAAAAAGAAACTATTTTTCGCCTTAACAAGCTTCTACtctcttttcagttttcattgCACGTTTGTCCATTGAAACGTTTTAAGGAGCCACTATAACTATGTTACAGTATTTTAATATAACGCAATTCATCTTTATCAtgccggagagagagagagagagagaggtaaatTCCATTAACCTCCCTTGAGGTTTGGACAAATACCACTCGGGTCcaagatattttaaaattaactaattagGTCCCTAAAAGACAACTTAATCCCTAACACCCCTAACACCATAACTGCCTCCGttactatttttctttccctcacTCAGACTTGTCTCTTCTCTCTCGTTCCACTCATTCTCTTTGAgatctcttttctctctcttgccccatatgtttctctctctcttggccctctctctctctccaactcaACCCACTCTCTCAAGGTTGTTCATCAATTGAATCGGGAATATTTTTGGGCACTTTCGCAACTAAATCGTTGTGGGCGATTTTCCTTTGACCAGCATTGATCAAGACCACCTGAGGTTGGTTTTTTAGCCCATATGGTGGCGGTTTTCTCAATATTATGAACCAAATCAGAGCCAACACAAACTAAATATGGGTTCAAAATCGTTAGATTTGGGTTCGAATTGAAGCCAACTTGAAACATTTTTAGGCAAATCTTGGTTTGAAAGCTTTTATATTTGGGTTCGGATCAATTGAATCGGAGCCACTTCCAATATGGGTGGATTTGGAGTGGGGGTGGTTGTGGCTTCTGATGTGGTGGTTggtttgttttgagttttttttggatttgagttttgTTATAAGATTTGGGTTTCGTTGTGGGTTTGGCTGggatttttttgaattttttggatttgagttttgttgtaagatttgggttttgttgttgtgGGTTTGGTTGGGATTGGGTACGGGTAAAATTGGAGCAAATTTAAGGTTAGAGACAGAGATGAGTGAAGAGTGGTTTGAGGGAGAGGAACAAGAGAgaagagactagagagagttagagagagaagagaccGGGTAAGAAAAATGAGTAACAGAGGGGGTTACGGAGTTTGGGGTGTTAGGAATTAAGTTGTCTTTTAGGGtcttaattggttaatttaaaaatatcttgGACCTGAGTGGTATTTGTCCAAACCTCAGGGGAGGTTAAcggaatttacccaaaaaaaaaaaaaggtgttagGTCGAGACTTATTTTGTCACCTCAACAACATCAAAATTTGTAAGACTCTAATAAAATGACTTTTTGTATCCTCACATGAGGAATATAATCAATATATAGGTGGTATCGCGCGTGGTTGTTACGTTACTTCTTAGCATCTAACCTAAATTTGGAGGACTCAAGGTTAATCTAGTTCATGAGATTTTCGAGGTGACTCATGACCCCATGGGCAGGAAGTTGAATAATATGATTAAAAGATTGGAatactaattttatttaatagagCTCTTTCATTGGCACACTaaaatctcacaatatttttgtaCCAAGTTAAGGTGACAAGCCTATTATTGGttagaataaaatgaaatagaataaaaagaatGCTATATCAGGTCCTACTAGAACTCAAAATAAGGA
The Quercus lobata isolate SW786 chromosome 10, ValleyOak3.0 Primary Assembly, whole genome shotgun sequence DNA segment above includes these coding regions:
- the LOC115962820 gene encoding glutathione S-transferase U9 yields the protein MAEENKVSLHGFFASPYVRRVELALKFKGIPYEYVEEDLKNKSSLLLKYNPVHKKVPVLVHNGKPIVESLIILEYIDETWKNGPRFLPEDPYKRAQIRFWASFVHQQVFENMVLILKIDGEAQEKAVKEVSEKLSLLEEGIKSIFPEGIPIINQENVGLLDIVIVSTFGSYKAQEEVLGLKLIDPEKTSPLLFSRLKVLLELPVVKGALPPHEKVVGALKFMRQNALNSASV